The Longimicrobium sp. genome has a window encoding:
- a CDS encoding efflux RND transporter permease subunit, with protein sequence MFLSDVSIRRPVFATMLMVALVVLGVVSYQRLAIDEYPDVTYPVVIAQTSWSGASAESMERDVSRPIEEALNTVQGIDELSSTNLEGISIVRLRLKLGVDVADAQQDVQSKVARIRRSLPRDIDDPVIQHFDPNDRPIMSIAIQSTDRPVRDLTDLAEQTISTRIEAVQGVGGVNVVGGASRQIRVELKPDAMRSYGVSPAQVAAALQAENQEVPAGRVTRGSGERLVRVMGRVEDPREFASIPVVVRGGVPVLLGEVADVRDATADVRSAALMNDTRAVSLDILKVSGSNTVEVADGVRAAVDELRRQLPEDVRISVIRDDSHRIRESLADVQLTILLGAVLTIAIIYLFLNSWRSTVITGLTLPVSIISAFFVMWMFGFTVNTMTLLALSLAIGLLIDDAIVVRENIVRHIEMGKDHHRAAREGTSEIGLAVTSTSLAVIAVFVPVAFMGGMIGKIFMQFGVTVAFAVLVSLFVSFTLDPMLSSVWPDPEVEHGAAHGHGAGGRRKVGPIRRFAFWFNDRFEVLADRYPHWLKWSLHHRWKVMGGAGLSVVLAWFILGSLGFTWMPDFDGGEFNVGFRTPPGSSLEYTVGRGQDVAKFLRRLPEVDFTYLSVGGGFRGTPNNGSIYVKLKPAGERNRTQQEIQTELRGKLRQLPGVRASVSGSPSIFQQGSRQPIIVNVQGPEERQLKMAANQVLEAIRSVPGTAEPQSSDEGDLPQLNVTVNREQAAAAGLGIESVASVVQPLFSGQRAGTWEDPQGYAHDVVVVYPDSMRTSAADVRNLAIPGAMNPATGQAALVPLSQIAQVTSGVGPQQIERRSLERMVSVSAGVLPGYSLGDVAAAVEAKIGSLGLPAGYHAVFTGDVQNLNETKGYVGEALLLAVVFIYLILASLFGSFLQPLAIMLALPLSFIGVGLGLWTTRGNLNVMSMIGIIMLMGLVVKNGILLVDFVNQDRERGVPREEAILSAARTRLRPIVMTTMAMIFGMIPLALALGEGAEQRAPMAHAVIGGLITSTALTLFVVPVVYTLFDDFVARLRRGRRVHVPALAEGPRVAIDEPELSPVAAD encoded by the coding sequence ATGTTCCTGTCCGACGTATCGATCCGGCGCCCCGTGTTCGCCACCATGCTCATGGTGGCGCTGGTGGTGCTCGGCGTGGTGAGCTACCAGCGCCTCGCCATCGACGAGTACCCCGACGTCACCTACCCCGTGGTGATCGCGCAGACCTCGTGGTCCGGCGCCAGCGCCGAGAGCATGGAGCGCGACGTCAGCCGCCCCATCGAGGAGGCGCTGAACACGGTGCAGGGGATCGACGAGCTCTCGTCCACCAACCTGGAGGGGATCTCCATCGTCCGCCTGCGGCTGAAGCTGGGAGTGGACGTGGCCGACGCGCAGCAGGACGTGCAGTCGAAGGTGGCGCGCATCCGCCGCTCGCTGCCGCGCGACATCGACGACCCGGTCATCCAGCACTTCGATCCCAACGACCGGCCGATCATGTCCATCGCCATCCAGAGCACGGACCGGCCGGTGCGCGACCTGACCGACCTGGCCGAGCAGACCATCTCCACCCGCATCGAGGCGGTGCAGGGGGTGGGCGGCGTGAACGTGGTGGGCGGCGCCAGCCGGCAGATCCGCGTGGAGCTGAAGCCCGACGCCATGCGCTCGTACGGCGTGTCGCCCGCACAGGTGGCGGCGGCGCTGCAGGCCGAGAACCAGGAGGTTCCCGCCGGCCGCGTGACCCGCGGCTCGGGCGAGCGGCTGGTGCGCGTGATGGGCCGCGTGGAGGACCCGCGCGAGTTCGCCTCCATCCCCGTGGTCGTCCGCGGCGGCGTTCCCGTGCTCCTGGGCGAGGTGGCGGACGTGAGGGACGCGACGGCCGACGTGCGCAGCGCCGCGCTGATGAACGACACGCGAGCCGTCTCGCTCGACATCCTGAAGGTGAGCGGGTCGAACACCGTGGAGGTGGCGGACGGGGTGCGCGCCGCGGTGGACGAGCTGCGCCGGCAGCTGCCGGAAGACGTGCGCATCTCCGTCATCCGCGACGACAGCCACCGCATCCGCGAGTCGCTGGCCGACGTGCAGCTCACCATCCTGCTGGGCGCCGTCCTCACCATCGCCATCATCTACCTGTTCCTGAACTCCTGGCGCAGCACGGTGATCACCGGGCTCACGCTGCCGGTGTCGATCATCTCCGCGTTCTTCGTGATGTGGATGTTCGGCTTCACCGTGAACACCATGACGCTGCTGGCGCTGTCGCTGGCCATCGGCCTGCTGATCGACGACGCCATCGTGGTGCGCGAGAACATCGTGCGCCACATCGAGATGGGGAAGGACCACCACCGCGCGGCGCGCGAGGGAACGAGCGAGATCGGGCTGGCGGTGACCTCCACCTCGCTGGCGGTGATCGCGGTGTTCGTTCCCGTGGCGTTCATGGGGGGGATGATCGGGAAGATCTTCATGCAGTTCGGCGTCACCGTGGCGTTCGCCGTCCTGGTCTCGCTCTTCGTCTCGTTTACGCTGGACCCCATGCTTTCGAGCGTGTGGCCGGACCCCGAGGTGGAGCACGGGGCGGCGCACGGGCACGGGGCGGGGGGGCGGCGGAAGGTGGGCCCCATCCGGCGCTTCGCCTTCTGGTTCAACGACCGCTTCGAGGTACTGGCGGACCGGTATCCGCACTGGCTGAAGTGGAGCCTGCACCACCGCTGGAAGGTGATGGGCGGCGCGGGGCTCTCGGTGGTGCTGGCGTGGTTCATCCTGGGAAGCCTGGGCTTCACCTGGATGCCGGACTTCGACGGCGGCGAGTTCAACGTGGGCTTCCGCACCCCGCCGGGGTCGTCGCTGGAGTACACGGTGGGGCGCGGGCAGGACGTGGCGAAGTTCCTCCGCCGGCTCCCGGAGGTGGACTTCACCTACCTCTCGGTCGGCGGCGGCTTCCGGGGGACGCCGAACAACGGCTCGATCTACGTGAAGCTGAAGCCGGCGGGGGAGCGGAACCGCACGCAGCAGGAGATCCAGACGGAGCTGCGCGGCAAGCTGCGGCAGCTCCCCGGCGTCCGCGCGTCGGTGAGCGGCTCGCCCAGCATCTTCCAGCAGGGGTCGCGGCAGCCGATCATCGTGAACGTGCAGGGGCCCGAGGAGCGGCAGCTGAAGATGGCCGCCAACCAGGTGCTCGAGGCCATCCGCTCGGTTCCCGGCACCGCCGAGCCGCAGAGCAGCGACGAGGGCGACCTGCCGCAGCTGAACGTGACCGTGAACCGCGAGCAGGCGGCCGCCGCGGGGCTGGGGATCGAGTCGGTCGCCTCGGTGGTGCAGCCGCTGTTCAGCGGGCAGCGCGCGGGGACGTGGGAAGACCCGCAGGGGTACGCGCACGACGTGGTGGTGGTCTACCCGGACTCGATGCGCACCTCGGCGGCGGACGTGCGCAACCTGGCCATCCCCGGGGCGATGAACCCGGCCACCGGGCAGGCGGCGCTGGTGCCGCTCTCGCAGATCGCGCAGGTCACCAGCGGCGTGGGCCCGCAGCAGATCGAGCGGCGCAGCCTGGAGCGGATGGTCTCCGTCTCCGCCGGCGTGCTGCCCGGCTACTCGCTGGGCGACGTGGCCGCGGCGGTGGAGGCGAAGATCGGCTCGCTGGGGCTGCCGGCCGGCTACCACGCGGTGTTCACCGGCGACGTGCAGAACCTGAACGAGACCAAGGGCTACGTGGGCGAGGCGCTGCTGCTGGCCGTCGTCTTCATCTACCTGATCCTGGCCTCGCTCTTCGGGTCGTTCCTGCAGCCGCTGGCCATCATGCTGGCGCTCCCGCTCTCGTTCATCGGCGTGGGGCTGGGCCTGTGGACCACGCGGGGGAACCTGAACGTGATGTCGATGATCGGCATCATCATGCTGATGGGCCTGGTGGTGAAGAACGGCATCCTGCTGGTCGATTTCGTCAATCAGGACCGCGAGCGGGGCGTTCCGCGCGAGGAGGCCATCCTTTCCGCCGCGCGCACCCGCCTGCGGCCGATCGTGATGACCACGATGGCGATGATCTTCGGGATGATCCCGCTCGCGCTGGCGCTGGGCGAGGGCGCCGAGCAGCGCGCGCCGATGGCCCACGCGGTGATCGGCGGCCTGATCACCTCGACCGCGCTGACGCTGTTCGTGGTCCCGGTCGTCTACACGCTCTTCGATGACTTCGTGGCCCGCCTGCGCCGCGGCCGCCGCGTGCACGTCCCCGCGCTGGCCGAGGGCCCGCGCGTCGCCATCGACGAGCCGGAGCTTTCGCCCGTGGCCGCCGACTGA
- a CDS encoding DHA2 family efflux MFS transporter permease subunit has translation MSTVAMRMPGAAEDPYAHRYLIAAAVSVASMLQVIDTSIVNVAIPNMMGSLGATIDEISLVSTGYIVASVIVIPLTGWLGDYFGRRRYFAGSILLFTAASFFCGTARSLDALVVWRIIQGVGGGALLSTSQAILYEAFPKEEVGKGLALWGLGVMVGPTLGPTLGGWLTDNWSWPWIFFINVPLGIIAALMVMAYVRDSAGGGASRGQRVDWTGIVLLTVSVGALQWMLERGERYDWFDSRLVIGLLVVSVAGGATLVWRELTVKHPVIDFRLLKQVQFTVGTIMGIILGAGLMGSVFVLPIFLQSNLHMTAWQTGIVLLPGALATAVAMTVVGRLSSQMDNRILVVVGTALFGWAMWDLSHLTTQSGPHDFFWPLILRGFGLGLMFIPLTNLTMAEVSQADMSQASGLYNFFRQLGGSFSIAVMASALTRFTMEKYAVLVPHISLYDAATRQRIDGMAAAMTARGMDPFTAHKQAIAMLMRSVQAQASVLAFEKIYLLSGAILVVSAPLLLLFRTGRPGHKVEMVGE, from the coding sequence ATGAGCACCGTGGCCATGCGGATGCCGGGCGCGGCGGAAGATCCGTACGCGCACCGCTACCTGATCGCCGCGGCGGTGTCGGTCGCGTCGATGCTGCAGGTGATCGACACGTCGATCGTGAACGTGGCCATCCCCAACATGATGGGGTCGCTGGGCGCCACCATCGACGAGATCTCGCTCGTCTCCACCGGCTACATCGTCGCCTCGGTCATCGTCATCCCCCTCACCGGGTGGCTGGGCGACTACTTCGGGCGGCGGCGCTACTTCGCGGGGTCCATCCTCCTCTTCACCGCCGCCTCGTTCTTCTGCGGCACCGCGCGCTCGCTGGACGCGCTCGTCGTGTGGCGCATCATCCAGGGTGTGGGCGGGGGGGCGCTGCTCTCCACCTCGCAGGCCATCCTCTACGAGGCCTTCCCCAAGGAGGAGGTGGGGAAAGGGCTCGCGCTGTGGGGACTGGGGGTGATGGTGGGGCCCACGCTGGGGCCGACGCTGGGCGGATGGCTGACCGACAACTGGTCGTGGCCGTGGATCTTTTTCATCAACGTGCCGCTGGGGATCATCGCGGCGCTGATGGTGATGGCGTACGTGCGCGACTCGGCCGGCGGCGGGGCGTCGCGCGGGCAGCGGGTGGACTGGACGGGGATCGTGCTGCTGACCGTGAGCGTGGGCGCGCTGCAGTGGATGCTGGAGCGCGGCGAGCGCTACGACTGGTTCGACTCGCGCCTGGTCATCGGCCTCCTCGTGGTTTCCGTCGCCGGCGGGGCGACGCTGGTGTGGCGCGAGCTCACGGTGAAGCACCCGGTGATCGACTTCCGGCTGCTGAAGCAGGTGCAGTTCACGGTGGGCACCATCATGGGGATCATCCTGGGCGCGGGGCTGATGGGCTCGGTGTTCGTGCTCCCCATCTTCCTGCAGAGCAACCTGCACATGACCGCGTGGCAGACGGGGATCGTGCTCCTTCCCGGCGCGCTCGCCACCGCGGTGGCCATGACGGTGGTGGGCCGCCTCTCGTCGCAGATGGACAACCGCATCCTGGTGGTGGTGGGCACCGCGCTGTTCGGATGGGCGATGTGGGACCTGTCGCACCTGACCACGCAGAGCGGGCCGCACGACTTCTTCTGGCCGCTGATCCTGCGCGGGTTCGGGCTGGGGCTGATGTTCATCCCCCTGACCAACCTGACCATGGCCGAGGTGAGCCAGGCCGACATGTCGCAGGCGTCGGGATTGTACAACTTCTTCCGGCAGCTGGGCGGCTCGTTCAGCATCGCGGTGATGGCATCGGCGCTCACGCGCTTCACCATGGAGAAGTACGCGGTGCTGGTGCCGCACATCTCCCTGTACGACGCCGCCACGCGCCAGCGCATCGACGGGATGGCGGCGGCCATGACGGCGCGCGGGATGGACCCGTTCACCGCGCATAAGCAGGCCATCGCCATGCTGATGCGCTCGGTGCAGGCGCAGGCCAGCGTGCTGGCGTTCGAGAAGATCTACCTGCTGAGCGGCGCCATCCTGGTGGTCTCGGCCCCGCTCCTGCTCCTCTTCCGCACCGGCCGCCCCGGCCACAAGGTGGAGATGGTGGGGGAGTAG
- a CDS encoding TolC family protein, with protein sequence MQAFAGSFFVRLPLCALALAAAAAPVAAQQAAPAPGDSVNLSIQDALNRALTVGDEVRIAERRTDVAQAQLGAARAAQLPRLNTSGAYTHVYESARAQAVGSIFNQPNTYSANANLSVPLYQGGRAAAGVRGASRTRGATQAELADTRQAATLDVLGAYLDALLADRLVRIQEANLALAEQQLAQAEQLERAGRQSRYDVLRARVARANLEPAVIQARADREAATLELKRLTNLPPEAPLRLTSALQPAEVRALAESAGALAVDPAALDSLPAVRAAGLRAEASRAAVTAARADYLPTVSVFLQTGYQAFPLTGLPTSFGRLQTIDCPAGSDAGRVCTQQNGGWFSDRSAGLQVSWPVFDGFRTRSNVALARAQADIAATQARQAREAAAVQAANTRNALQAAQAIFAASSQNVAEAEEAYRLAALRFSRGLGTQLEVQDAQLALLTARTNEARATHGLYLATAEVSRALGRPVPLPAASAAATPR encoded by the coding sequence ATGCAAGCGTTCGCAGGATCTTTCTTCGTCCGTCTCCCGCTCTGCGCGCTGGCGCTGGCCGCGGCGGCCGCGCCGGTGGCGGCGCAGCAGGCCGCGCCCGCGCCGGGCGACTCGGTGAACCTTTCCATCCAGGACGCGCTGAACCGCGCGCTCACCGTGGGCGACGAGGTGCGCATCGCCGAGCGTCGCACCGACGTGGCGCAGGCGCAGCTGGGCGCCGCGCGCGCCGCGCAGCTGCCGCGGCTGAACACCAGCGGCGCCTACACGCACGTGTACGAGAGCGCCCGCGCGCAGGCGGTGGGCTCCATCTTCAACCAGCCCAACACCTACTCGGCCAACGCCAACCTGAGCGTCCCGCTGTACCAGGGCGGGCGCGCGGCGGCGGGGGTGCGCGGCGCCAGCCGCACGCGCGGCGCCACGCAGGCCGAGCTGGCCGACACGCGGCAGGCGGCCACGCTGGACGTGCTGGGCGCCTACCTCGACGCGCTGCTGGCCGACCGGCTGGTGCGCATCCAGGAGGCGAATCTCGCGCTCGCCGAGCAGCAGCTGGCGCAGGCCGAGCAGCTGGAGCGCGCCGGGCGGCAGAGCCGCTACGACGTCCTGCGCGCGCGGGTGGCGCGGGCCAACCTGGAGCCCGCGGTCATCCAGGCGCGCGCCGACCGCGAGGCGGCCACGCTGGAATTGAAGCGTCTCACGAACCTCCCCCCCGAGGCGCCGCTCCGGCTGACCTCGGCGCTGCAGCCGGCCGAGGTGCGGGCGCTGGCCGAGAGCGCGGGGGCGCTGGCGGTGGACCCGGCCGCGCTGGACTCGCTTCCCGCGGTGCGCGCGGCGGGCTTGCGCGCCGAGGCCTCTCGCGCGGCGGTCACCGCGGCGCGGGCGGACTATCTGCCGACCGTCTCCGTCTTCCTGCAGACCGGCTACCAGGCCTTCCCGCTCACCGGGCTGCCCACCTCGTTCGGCAGGCTGCAGACGATCGACTGCCCGGCGGGGTCGGACGCCGGCCGCGTGTGCACGCAGCAGAACGGCGGCTGGTTCAGCGACCGCTCGGCGGGGCTGCAGGTGAGCTGGCCGGTGTTCGACGGCTTCCGCACGCGCAGCAACGTGGCGCTGGCCCGCGCGCAGGCCGACATCGCGGCCACGCAGGCGCGGCAGGCGCGCGAGGCGGCCGCGGTGCAGGCCGCCAACACGCGCAACGCGCTGCAGGCCGCGCAGGCCATCTTCGCCGCCAGCAGCCAGAACGTGGCCGAGGCCGAGGAGGCGTACCGCCTGGCCGCGCTCCGCTTCTCCCGCGGGCTGGGGACGCAGCTGGAGGTGCAGGACGCGCAGCTGGCGCTGCTGACCGCGCGCACCAACGAGGCGCGCGCCACCCATGGGCTGTACCTGGCGACGGCGGAGGTCTCGCGGGCGCTGGGACGCCCCGTCCCGCTCCCGGCCGCTTCCGCCGCCGCCACCCCTCGCTGA
- a CDS encoding MarR family transcriptional regulator produces the protein MNTTIDGAAEGGEARDEETALALRLWIALARAHNAIATQAAADVARHGLTVAEFGVLEALYHKGPMLLNEVQRRILVSSGGITYLVDRLEKRGLAERRDCPGDRRARLAAITPQGEALLASIFPQHAAVIRDAMRGLDADGKRAATDLLRALLHGAGEETPEEES, from the coding sequence ATGAACACGACGATTGACGGGGCCGCGGAGGGCGGCGAGGCGAGGGACGAGGAGACGGCGCTGGCGCTGCGGCTGTGGATTGCGCTGGCGCGGGCGCACAACGCCATCGCCACGCAGGCCGCGGCCGACGTGGCGCGGCACGGGCTGACGGTGGCCGAGTTCGGCGTGCTGGAGGCGCTGTACCACAAGGGGCCCATGCTGCTGAACGAGGTGCAGCGCCGCATCCTGGTCTCCAGCGGCGGCATCACCTACCTGGTGGACCGGCTGGAGAAGCGCGGCCTGGCCGAGCGCCGCGACTGCCCCGGCGACCGCCGCGCGCGCCTGGCCGCCATCACGCCCCAGGGCGAGGCGCTGCTGGCCTCCATCTTCCCGCAGCACGCCGCCGTGATCCGCGACGCCATGCGCGGGCTGGACGCCGACGGGAAGCGCGCCGCCACCGACCTTCTCCGCGCGCTGCTGCACGGAGCCGGGGAGGAGACGCCGGAAGAAGAGTCGTAG
- a CDS encoding TetR/AcrR family transcriptional regulator, which yields MTMAQAAPRWRRRPEDRPREILQAALEVFGEQGLAGARIDDIAARAGVGKGTLYHYFPGKDELFRELVRHTVRELTVGVLPPDAPGTAVELLRAFMHGYWARLRTPGFHTLYRLILGELHQFPELTRFYADEIAGTTVDFVARLVERGVAAGELRAVDPHAAGRMLAALFTQNALWAARPEIFPHAAQRPDAEVLAELEEMFFRAVRP from the coding sequence ATGACGATGGCACAGGCGGCGCCGCGCTGGCGCCGCCGCCCCGAAGACCGCCCGCGCGAGATCCTGCAGGCCGCGCTGGAGGTGTTCGGCGAGCAGGGGCTGGCCGGCGCGCGCATCGACGACATCGCCGCGCGCGCCGGGGTGGGCAAGGGAACGCTGTACCACTACTTCCCCGGCAAGGACGAGCTCTTCCGCGAGCTGGTGCGCCACACGGTGCGCGAGCTGACGGTGGGCGTCCTTCCGCCCGACGCGCCGGGAACGGCGGTGGAGCTGCTGCGCGCCTTCATGCACGGCTACTGGGCACGCCTGCGCACCCCGGGCTTCCACACCCTCTACCGGCTGATCCTGGGCGAGCTGCACCAGTTCCCCGAGCTCACCCGCTTCTACGCCGACGAGATCGCGGGAACCACGGTCGACTTCGTAGCCCGCCTGGTCGAGCGCGGGGTGGCCGCGGGCGAGCTGCGGGCGGTGGATCCGCACGCGGCGGGGCGGATGCTGGCGGCGCTCTTCACCCAGAACGCGCTCTGGGCCGCGCGCCCCGAGATCTTCCCGCACGCCGCCCAGCGGCCCGACGCCGAGGTGCTGGCCGAGCTGGAGGAGATGTTCTTCCGGGCGGTGCGGCCATGA
- a CDS encoding efflux RND transporter periplasmic adaptor subunit, translating to MTRSLPFALVAALQLAACSKNAGADAPGAGGPGGGGRAPSVTLAPADVASPRLVSLEDAVPVTGTLDPLDRAEVRAALEGDLDAVYVREGQPVSAGQVMARFRAVEQAGENASARADLASARTVLSTAQWNLDQTRDLYRQGAVPERDVRVGEQEVAAARARVAAANARLSTTARSVTDTRVVAPVNGIVEKRVVSPGEHVAKGASLFTVVRGDVLELAAAVPERVAAGVQPGQTVHFTAGARQIEGRVARVAPSVDPSSRSVTVYVQVPNGDGSLRAGTFASGRIVSRVVDNALVVPASALHEGKEGAKPFVYRITGDKIDVAEVTTGLADDAQGVVQVVDGLAPGDRVVVGNVGMLGKGMQVRMAGAAGRRGGAAGGAQGGR from the coding sequence GTGACTCGTTCTCTTCCGTTCGCCCTCGTGGCCGCCCTGCAGCTGGCGGCGTGCTCCAAGAACGCCGGCGCCGACGCCCCCGGGGCGGGCGGGCCGGGCGGCGGCGGCCGCGCCCCCAGCGTGACGCTGGCGCCCGCCGACGTGGCCTCGCCGCGGCTGGTTTCGCTGGAAGACGCCGTTCCCGTTACCGGAACGCTGGACCCGCTGGACCGCGCCGAGGTGCGCGCCGCGCTGGAGGGCGACCTGGACGCCGTGTACGTGCGCGAGGGGCAGCCCGTGTCCGCGGGGCAGGTGATGGCGCGCTTCCGCGCGGTGGAGCAGGCGGGCGAGAACGCCAGCGCGCGGGCCGACCTGGCCTCGGCGCGCACGGTGCTCTCCACCGCGCAGTGGAACCTGGACCAGACGCGCGACCTGTACCGCCAGGGCGCCGTTCCCGAGCGCGACGTGCGCGTGGGCGAGCAGGAGGTGGCCGCCGCCCGCGCCCGCGTGGCCGCCGCGAACGCGCGCCTGAGCACCACCGCGCGCTCCGTCACCGACACGCGCGTGGTGGCTCCGGTGAACGGGATCGTGGAGAAGCGCGTCGTGTCGCCGGGCGAGCACGTGGCCAAGGGCGCCTCGCTCTTCACCGTGGTGCGCGGCGACGTGCTGGAGCTGGCCGCCGCCGTCCCCGAGCGCGTGGCCGCGGGGGTGCAGCCGGGGCAGACGGTGCACTTCACCGCGGGGGCGCGGCAGATCGAGGGGCGGGTGGCGCGCGTGGCCCCGTCGGTGGACCCCTCCTCCCGCTCGGTGACGGTGTACGTGCAGGTGCCGAACGGCGATGGATCGCTCCGCGCGGGGACCTTCGCCAGCGGGCGCATCGTCTCGCGCGTGGTCGACAACGCGCTGGTGGTTCCGGCCTCCGCGCTGCACGAGGGCAAGGAGGGCGCGAAGCCCTTCGTCTACCGCATCACCGGCGACAAGATCGACGTGGCCGAGGTCACCACCGGGCTGGCCGACGACGCGCAGGGCGTGGTGCAGGTGGTGGACGGCCTGGCGCCCGGCGACCGGGTCGTCGTCGGCAACGTAGGGATGCTGGGGAAGGGGATGCAGGTGCGGATGGCCGGCGCGGCCGGGCGGCGGGGCGGGGCGGCCGGCGGAGCGCAGGGCGGAAGATAA
- a CDS encoding VOC family protein: MMESLATSGLHHVTMVSANAQRTLDFYRSVLGLGLVKRTVNFDDPGSYHLYFGDPVGSPGTLLTFFEWPHAPRGRWGIGGVHHVAMGVATDDGLLKWKRRLTDAGVPVSGPYDRRWFHSIYFSDPDGQILEIATKGPGYTLDEPADALGRQIIIPGEGNLRGHRDEAAIHARTWPEPVPEITPDMALGGMHHISAITRDVEEANDFLERALGLRLIKKTVNQDAPDIPHWFWGSYDGQSVAPHSAFTLFGFPKNGKWAQGGVGQTHHVAFRARSDEQQAEWRDHLLSLGVSVSPVMDRDYFRSIYFRMPDGLLLEIATDGPGFLVDEPRETLGTELRVPAWMADQREEIEAGLEVLR, from the coding sequence ATGATGGAATCGTTGGCCACGAGCGGGCTGCACCACGTGACCATGGTGTCGGCGAACGCGCAGCGCACGCTGGACTTCTACCGCAGCGTGCTGGGGCTGGGGCTGGTGAAGCGCACCGTCAACTTCGACGATCCCGGCTCGTACCACCTGTACTTCGGCGATCCCGTGGGGAGCCCGGGGACGCTGCTGACCTTCTTCGAGTGGCCGCACGCGCCGCGCGGGCGCTGGGGGATCGGCGGAGTGCACCACGTGGCCATGGGCGTGGCGACCGACGACGGGCTGCTGAAGTGGAAGCGGCGGCTGACCGACGCGGGCGTGCCGGTGAGCGGGCCGTACGACCGGCGCTGGTTCCACAGCATCTACTTCTCCGATCCCGACGGGCAGATCCTGGAGATCGCGACGAAGGGGCCCGGCTACACGCTCGACGAGCCGGCGGACGCGCTGGGGCGGCAGATCATCATCCCCGGCGAGGGGAACCTGCGCGGGCACCGCGACGAGGCGGCCATCCACGCGCGCACCTGGCCCGAGCCGGTGCCGGAGATCACGCCCGACATGGCGCTGGGCGGGATGCACCACATCTCCGCCATCACCCGCGACGTGGAGGAGGCGAACGACTTCCTGGAGCGCGCGCTGGGGTTGCGGCTCATCAAGAAGACGGTGAACCAGGACGCGCCGGACATTCCGCACTGGTTCTGGGGGAGCTACGATGGGCAGTCGGTGGCGCCGCACAGCGCGTTCACGCTCTTCGGCTTCCCGAAGAACGGGAAGTGGGCGCAGGGCGGCGTGGGGCAGACGCACCACGTGGCGTTCCGCGCCAGGAGCGACGAGCAGCAGGCGGAGTGGCGCGACCACCTGCTGAGCCTGGGCGTGAGCGTGAGCCCGGTGATGGACCGCGACTACTTCCGCAGCATCTACTTCCGCATGCCCGACGGGCTGCTGCTGGAGATCGCCACCGACGGCCCCGGCTTCCTGGTCGACGAGCCGCGCGAGACGCTGGGCACGGAACTGCGCGTCCCGGCGTGGATGGCGGATCAGCGGGAGGAGATCGAGGCGGGGCTGGAGGTATTGAGGTAA
- a CDS encoding sensor histidine kinase — MSEDFPVPSVRLDEPRGEHILIAEDDPAAARILRQILQQIGYRVTVAEDGAQALRALDEGPPDLLLLDWMLPGISGLEICHQARERWDPLSLPILMVTAKTDPESVYAAFDAGASDYVAKPFRGAELRARIAAHLRTKRMVEERRRMEDHLRERDRLSTLGLLTSGVAHDLNNPLAVISAHAQILMRRAPDEGTSGQLREILDAVERCRRIAGDLLGFARRHPVEREPLDLGEVVRATLELRRRDMELHGLRTTVSIPGALPRVIADRHQMQQVFLNIVVNAEQALAGGGGRFDVAVETDAAREAVTVRFTNDGPPIPASALPHIFDPFFTTKPEDEGTGLGLAIGRRIVQEHGGEITVTSDAAGTTFTVRLPVEAMAVAGD; from the coding sequence GTGAGCGAAGACTTTCCCGTTCCCTCCGTGCGCCTGGACGAGCCGCGCGGCGAGCACATCCTGATCGCCGAGGACGACCCTGCCGCCGCGCGCATCCTCCGCCAGATCCTGCAGCAGATCGGCTACCGCGTGACGGTGGCCGAGGACGGCGCGCAGGCGCTGCGGGCGCTGGACGAGGGGCCGCCCGACCTGCTGCTGCTGGACTGGATGCTCCCCGGCATCTCGGGACTGGAAATCTGCCACCAGGCGCGGGAGCGGTGGGACCCGCTGAGCCTGCCCATCCTGATGGTGACGGCCAAGACCGACCCCGAGAGCGTCTACGCCGCGTTCGACGCGGGGGCCAGCGACTACGTGGCCAAGCCCTTCCGCGGGGCCGAGCTGCGCGCCCGCATCGCCGCGCACCTGCGCACCAAGCGGATGGTGGAGGAGCGGCGGCGGATGGAGGACCACCTCCGCGAGCGCGACCGGCTGTCCACGCTGGGGCTGCTGACCAGCGGCGTGGCGCACGACCTGAACAACCCGCTGGCGGTGATCAGCGCCCACGCGCAGATCCTGATGCGCCGCGCGCCCGACGAGGGCACCAGCGGGCAGCTGCGCGAGATCCTGGACGCGGTGGAGCGCTGCCGCCGCATCGCCGGCGACCTGCTGGGCTTCGCGCGGCGGCACCCGGTGGAGCGCGAGCCGCTGGACCTGGGCGAGGTGGTGCGCGCCACGCTGGAGCTGCGCCGCCGCGACATGGAACTGCACGGCCTCCGCACCACCGTTTCCATCCCCGGCGCGCTGCCGCGGGTGATCGCCGACCGGCACCAGATGCAGCAGGTTTTCCTGAACATCGTGGTGAACGCCGAGCAGGCGCTGGCCGGCGGCGGCGGGCGCTTCGACGTGGCGGTGGAGACCGACGCGGCGCGCGAGGCGGTGACGGTGCGCTTCACCAACGACGGCCCGCCCATCCCGGCCAGCGCGCTCCCGCACATCTTCGACCCGTTCTTCACCACCAAGCCCGAGGACGAGGGCACGGGGCTGGGGCTGGCCATCGGCCGCCGCATCGTGCAGGAGCACGGCGGCGAGATCACCGTCACCAGCGACGCCGCCGGCACCACCTTCACCGTCCGCCTCCCCGTGGAGGCGATGGCGGTGGCGGGGGATTAG